In one window of Gemmatimonadota bacterium DNA:
- the rpsG gene encoding 30S ribosomal protein S7 produces MSRRTKAVKRVVPPDPRYDSQTVSKFISSLMYQGKKSTAERIFYSAMDMIEERTGQPGVTVFKQAISNVKPALEVKSRRVGGASLQVPVEVRPERRTALAMRWVIDFARGRSEKTMQERLAAELILASKGEGNAIKKKEDTHKMAEANRAFAHYRW; encoded by the coding sequence GTGAGCCGCCGCACCAAGGCCGTGAAGCGGGTCGTGCCGCCGGATCCCCGCTACGACAGCCAGACGGTCTCCAAGTTCATCAGCTCGCTCATGTACCAGGGCAAGAAGAGCACCGCCGAGCGGATCTTCTACTCCGCCATGGACATGATCGAGGAGCGCACCGGCCAGCCGGGCGTCACCGTCTTCAAGCAGGCCATCAGCAACGTGAAGCCCGCCCTCGAGGTGAAGAGCCGCCGGGTGGGCGGCGCCTCCCTCCAGGTGCCGGTGGAGGTCCGCCCCGAGCGGCGCACCGCCCTGGCCATGCGCTGGGTGATCGACTTCGCCCGGGGCCGCTCCGAGAAGACCATGCAGGAGCGCCTGGCCGCCGAGCTGATCCTCGCCTCCAAGGGCGAGGGCAACGCCATCAAGAAGAAGGAAGACACCCACAAGATGGCCGAGGCCAACCGGGCCTTCGCGCACTACCGCTGGTAG
- a CDS encoding 30S ribosomal protein S12 — protein MPTINQLVRKNRKAPVYKDKSPALKQNPFRRGVCTRVYTTTPKKPNSALRKVAKVRLTNGFEIIAYIPGEGHNLQEHSIVLVRGGRVKDLPGVRYHLVRGALDAAGVNDRRRSRSKYGAKRPKAGGAAAAGKGGKK, from the coding sequence ATGCCGACTATCAATCAGCTCGTCCGGAAGAACCGCAAGGCGCCTGTCTACAAGGACAAGTCGCCGGCGCTCAAGCAGAACCCGTTCCGCCGCGGGGTCTGCACCCGCGTCTACACCACCACCCCGAAGAAGCCGAACTCGGCCCTCCGGAAGGTGGCCAAGGTGCGCCTGACCAACGGGTTCGAGATCATCGCCTACATCCCGGGCGAAGGGCACAACCTGCAGGAGCACTCGATCGTCCTGGTCCGGGGCGGCCGCGTGAAGGACCTGCCGGGCGTCCGCTACCACCTCGTCCGCGGCGCGCTCGACGCCGCCGGGGTGAACGACCGCCGCCGCAGCCGCTCCAAGTACGGCGCCAAGCGCCCGAAGGCCGGCGGCGCCGCCGCGGCCGGCAAGGGAGGTAAGAAGTGA